The segment CTTTATCGAAGGCTGGTACAACCCGCGCCGGCGGCACTCGTCACTGGACTACATGTCGCCGGCCGAGTACGAGAGGAGAAACTGGCTGGCTGCGTAGCAGCCCAGCCCACAACCATCCACGGAAACGGGTTAATTCCAAACCGTTTCACGCCCAGAGCCGAAAGGATGCCTGTGCTGGGCAGAAGACTTGGCCGAAGGTGTCTCCCACGTCTGCTCCCGCTTCACAGACCCTCTTCCCGTCACAAAGAAGGATCTGAAATGGCAAAGGGGCAAGAACGGCAAACCCGTCTATCGAAGAGGGAAATGGATCGCTTGTGAAGGAC is part of the Candidatus Binatia bacterium genome and harbors:
- a CDS encoding IS3 family transposase translates to FIEGWYNPRRRHSSLDYMSPAEYERRNWLAA